Within Montipora foliosa isolate CH-2021 chromosome 3, ASM3666993v2, whole genome shotgun sequence, the genomic segment TCTTCTGTAACCAATATAATTTAAATGTCGCGAGACTCTGAGTTGCATTGCGGCTTTCACTTCAATCATTTTTTCGTAAAGCCAATCTCAGTTAGTGATCACCTGCCAAGAAGTAATCGTCCAAAATTTAATCGGTGGACCAAATTTAGCCAGATAAAGTTTGTTTCTCACACTTATTCCGACAAACTCTTTCGGACGGCAGTTGAAAAATTCAGATTTTAGCTGTTCTTCGAAGCTGATCCAGCCGCAATGAGCAAATTTGCACATGACATGTAGATATAGATATCTATTATCTCTTTCAATTAACACCGAATGGTTCTTGTATCAGCAACAAGCACCAAAAGCAATTTCAGTAGGTTAAACTGGGCGCGAAAAATCAGGAAGTGGGAGACGTTGCGCTTGTCAAGGGACAAAAATCTCCAACAAGGTTAGTCAACAAAAGCAAACCGGTCACTGCATGATCGACCAACGAATACCACTTCGTCGGAAGGTAACtttgcttatatatatatatatatatttttttttttttttccattttgcaAAATATTAGGATTGGTCTAGAATTTTTCTTTAACATCTGTGTCacgacaaaagaaaaaaaaataaatagcaaaaccTTCGActagatatttaaaaaaaaaccaggaaagttacaaaagaaaacactttgttcaaatGACAAGATAATTTCCTTTCAAGCAACCCGCACTTCTGGCCGGGGAAAACTTACCAAAACATAAACTCAATTTGCCATTTTCTTGCCTCTTTGTTTGACTTGTAAATTATTTTGACGGAAAGAAGGTATTAACACCGACTAGGTCATCGACTATCAAATTATATGTTGGAGTAATCATGATTAACCCCCGTCTGGCGTCGACAACTGTCAAAATTGAGGTAACTGCAAATAAACTCCCGGCAAGATATTTTGAAGTTATCAGTGAAGTCGACGAGTGTTTATTTGAGGCAAGTCAagtaaagtgtttttttttacacaCACATAGACACgcatatatagatagatagatcaGCAGATTTTTAGTAGATTTGAAACTTGACATGATTCGCTTGAAGGTGTTCCATGACTTGCAGCTTGCAACTCACATATTTTATAATGACATATTTTTTCTATGACCATTTTAATTTAGAAGGACTTCTCTTACAGATTGCCATATATATCTTATCAACTTATAGCTAATCAATGAGCGATGTCTCCCATTACGTCTCGTGTGCATACATTAGAAAGATTTAGAATTGCTTTTAAGGGAAACAGCAAAGTTGCTTTTTGctataaaagcatgaaaattttcTTCTCTCTTACTCTTGTCTttctctcttttgagaagtttCTCCGACGATAATATCTTTGACTTTTAATTTCCTGAAAACGCAATTTCCACCAGACGCATACGTTTGTTTCCCGCAAGGCTACGCTATGCTAAAACTGTATTAGCTTTTGAATTAAACGAGGGAAATAGGAATCTCTTGCCTAAGAACATGATTAGTCAAACAAGGGGAACAAGTATAATTCACAAGgtcatttttttcagaaattccctttttttttcaagttcgcGGACGCTCATATTGTACTGTCGGCTATATTCGTTTACtcttactgcgcctttcaataacatgcggactcctAAATTCAAAAGTCAACAGACAAATGcggtttttcgctaccgtcaatcaaatgttcggcggctcttCCAAGCTTCCGACTATTGTCGAGCGTacagtaatcaaatcaaatcgttGAGCACACTCAGACAAtatagtcggaagctgggaggagccgccgagcatttgattgacggtagcgaaaaacgcatttgtcgattgagctttgaattctagagtccgcatgttattgaaaggcgcagtaaaacACAGCTATCGCGAGGCCATTGGGCCAATATTACAAATAATTTCCACGAGCGAAATCTTAAATCGCGTTTGCGTGAAACGGCAAATGCGAACGAGTGGGACAATACTAAGTAGTTTTACGCGAGTAACTATGGCGGATCTCAATTCTCAAgcaaactagaccctccgtgagggtacactgggttgcctgtggtacgtgcaccgttccaaacaatttttttcaagttgggggtcattaagaagtcataccagacgaggccctttggctcacaggtcctcacacgttcatacgacgaaacagacctgtccttgcgtaatatgtagctctaacagtgcacgatattgttttggtattgtctatcattgaagtgccatggtagaagtcttgggtaaatagtctgagaagacatgtggttactagcaaagtactgaagccagaaagattgaagaaaataaatgggaagtgagaaacattggcttctgggctgacatgttgataaacttcttttcaccacaagtttaagcgtgccctctgagcatctgacagctttgtaataccgaagttcactgaagttaagccatgttgggcggggttagtgtttggatgggagaccaaaataatatacccctaataaaacagaagcatcggaccgaaagtaactgcagaataccccgccacatcgAGTATCTTaagaagctggctacgcggtacgcggaaagaattaaagtcaagatggcgaagtatctttacaagctggctacgcggtacgcggtacgcggaaagagttaaagtcaagatggcaaagtatcttaagtagctggctacgcggtacgcggtgcGTGGAAATTGAAATTCTAgtgtaccctaaccctaactgaaccgtaaaatgaaagctaaaatttcaaacgagtgcttaggcttaatcagtaaacgagtgctatattcttcacacggtcTCCGTAAAAagagtagttaaccgaaccgtaaaatgatagctaaaattttaaacgagtgcttaggcctaatcactgaaacaagtgcttaggcttaatcagtaaacgagtgctatattcttctcaaggtctcggtaaaaagtctagttaaccgaaccgtaaagtgaaagctaaaattttaagagtgcttaggcctaatcactgaaacgagtgtttaggcttaatcactaaacgagtgctatattcatcacacgatcgtgttaaaaagcaaagtttaagcgaaccgtgaaatgaaatcttaaatttgtaaagagttcttaggcctaatttctgaaacgaacgcttagggtTAATCAGGAAACGaatgctatattcttcacaatTATAGTTACCCGAACCGTAagatgaaagctaaaattttaaaagagtgcttataGGCCtaacactgaaacgagcgcttagacttaatcagtaaacgagtgctatcaCAGCGTGCCGCGTGCCTTGTATACAGCACAAATAACAttgctgcgccattttgaaatcatttgtttatataaCGTTCTTCCGAATCCACAGTTCCACACAGTTCCACAGTCTCTTGTCTGTGGAATTACTTAGGCtttgacgctttaagaacgaggaatgtcacggcgtaccgcgtagccggctacgtggaatatagttcgagtggcggggtattctgcagttaagccgtaTTGGAgtgaaaatactattaacgctaacaaatacgaactcagcaaggtacagattttgttagcttgctttatgcaaaaacaaatattgatgcaaaagtaaataaatattgatacacagtttttagaaagagcagaaggaagtttccaggacgatcgctcgagaataacatatttacgacatgaaaacaacatttattttgaaccgtgaatatggaatataaacagttacgatcagcgacaaacattttgggggatttttgcaacgttcaattttgttattgtaagttttggctgcacaaataaatcgcaaaatcgaaagtgacatcgccggaattcagcgggcgccgagatgaagttaccgcggcatgtttactcgccaaacagtgaagtatctgtgtcaaatgatggcaagataccgggtttttgtacgTTTCTtcttctgtcaagtgttataaagtttgacaatgaaatgagtgaagtcaaaacaaagatcacaatcgcccaagtcttgtttatgcaaagtcaaaatttactctccaagacgcgtacgacgttatttattctaaccaggtaattccatcattttggaaatagcagctactttattattcaactgcgtcacaatttttccctgattttggggctcattttgttgaaactcaagcatgctTCCAACAGGCTagctgtgaacccttcctgcttactgAGCAATACTACAAAACTTCTctcgtatcacatttcaaccttaagctcgaaaattcaatacacaacatgatattataattcacaaaggcagaaaataccacagaatccttttccagcgaaaaatgtattgaaacaaacaacatatttgctcttagaggcgaaaacctcttcctatttcattgcgtgcgtgaagacaagaaactcaatcgtgccAAATTaacatgtacttcaggtaaatacagctcactttgatttcgtctcgacgggcgatagattgttgtcgaagtccagtactcgtcgcttttgagattcctgcttagtttatccaactgactttccattattgagctccataagggtatattttgtttaaggatccactaaaacgccattcgcgttacatgactttcgacgccattgcaggctaagttaatgattctactgtgtccaccagagaaatctacgcagttccactaccctctcgatcctaagaaaatacgcgcagaaggctctatgtacaaagacaccacttaccagatgagtgacaggcaagacttttaccgacacggaaagaaaaaaaaaataaaaatagaaaaaaaaagaaaacaaacaaaccgtaaacgcagacctcgactgggtttgccataggcaacccagtaatgaccTCACGGTTCGTTAAAATGAAAACGATAACATACAatacatatgggttattgaccaagcgtgaggtcactgagatggctggatattggccaagttcttctTTTAGAGAAcgatcttgaccgaacaagcttggtcaataaaggatttattatacgggataaaataccaaaaaattatttttgatcTTGCAGAACCAAGCAAGGAAATCCCGAGCGGCCTAAGGGCTCGTCCAATTTTGATAACTTGTAAAATACCAGTGCCGAGTTCCAGcgttaatttttaattgaaCCCGGAATCATGCTATTTCCTACACTACGTCCAAGCGATCTTGTTATGAAACGTAGCGAAACGTTTTCGCTTTTGGGGATTTAATTAAGTAATACATAGCCGGCGTGTTATTGCAGTTTTCGCGACTTTCTTTGCCCACGAGAGAACCCGGATCGATATAACGACCCCTGGCTGACTCAGAAATACGCACAGTCACAAAGAAAGTCCATGTTTCGCAGACCTGCTGGTCATAGACCAGTTACAGTTCGTTGCCCTTGGTACCAGTCATAAGATCTGCTAATTAAATTTGCTTTGTATATTTCAGCATTAAAGATGCTTAATTTATCATTGACGCTACTGCCTCCAACGCCCTCGATGAATTTATCTCTTGAGGCGCGTGATAAACAGGGTGCGACAAATGAGGACATTATTCAGGTTGTGTTCCTTGCACTGGTCATTCTCGTGGGAGTTACCATTAACTCGCTTGTTTGCTTGGTCATTAAAAAGCAAAGGAGACTTCACACCGTCTTCTATAGCTTCCTAGTCAGCCTGTCCATATCTGATCTTTTACATGCCGCGTTGAAGATGCCGACTACGTTGCTCTCTACACTTCATATTCGTTGGTATCCTCATACCTCTCTATGCTACATAACGACGCCTTTTGGGGTTCTCTTTGGAGCTGCGACTGTCTTCAACTTGTGCGCTGTCGCGCTAAACCAATTCTTCATTATTGTGAAGCCACTACATTATCCCATGATGATGACCGCAAGGCATGCAGGGCACGTTATAGCAGGCTTATGGGTGGGAAGCTTGTTCATATCGCTGCCACCCATGTTTTGGAGGTCGGCGGATACCATTTGTAAAAGTGGTGCTGTGTCCAATAATAATTACCTTTCTGAAGTCCTATATTTTTCGGCGCTGTGGACATTTGTTGTAATAATACCGTCCATCGTCATGggaattagctacaccaagatATTTCTGGTAGCCCGTTATCAGATTTTCAGAGAAGACAATGAACTGCATGTTGGTATTAGAGCATCCCGGTCGCGCAAAAGAGAATTTCGCGCGGCAGGCCTTCTCGCTTTAGTTGGCggagttttcattttttgctggCTTCCTTTTTTCATCGTTCAAACTTTGCATAAATTTTCAACCGTCAAAATTGCACCGTCCTACTTCCGCGTGTTTCTTTGTGTTATGTATTCAAAGTCAGCCATCAACCCGCTATTATACACGGCTCTCAACAAGGAACTGAGAAAAGCTTTGACGCAATTTTTTGGGCTTCCAACGAAAACACCACGCGAAGACAGCCTTCGCCTAAAGATCCAAAACGGTCCCAGGAATGTCGAGAGTTCATGATAACAACACACCCAATATATTCACCTCATAATGGCATATGTCCCATCACATCGAGTGTTTCCTACCTTTCAACACACCAGTCCAAAAAATTTGTATAACGGATAACATCAGAGAAGCCTGGGTTCGAGTACTGCTCAGGGCGTTGCGTGATGTGTTTATTACATTGGCACACAAGTGCGCTCCGACTTCCAAAAGCTCAGTCCAATTTCTAAAAACTCACTCTGTATTCCGAAAGCTCACTCTGACTTCTAAAAGCTGACACCGAATTCAGTCGCTTGCATGGGAAATAATGGGCAGAGTATTGTGGAAAATGTGTATTTAAGTGCACTTTCAAAATGACGGAGGCCGAGGCTAACCCCACAACAGCAAATGTAAACTTTCCGCAGTAACATTAACGGTTCACAAGAAATTCTGTTTCACTAGTGGAGCTGAACCTGATCGATCAAGAAACCCTAACGCTAAATGTGAAAGGAAGTGTAAGACAGACCTACACGGATTTCACATGTGGTTTCTTATTAATTAAAACGCCCAAGTTATATTTttgcaggagcccatgagtaggagctttcCTCTTCcgtacaagccctatgagtcaacctttgcgtgtatcttcggctctgcacgctctgttTAGAATGGTCAATCAGAATAAAATCACAGTtgtcaaacgaagacaaaaataaacaattattcaaattgtgcaaattgatgtaaacgTGAGTCTCCCGCTgaaggattagttctaaaaatagaaagatacgcgcaaaggtgtCCTACTCACGGGCTCCTGA encodes:
- the LOC137995141 gene encoding 5-hydroxytryptamine receptor 1D-like, yielding MLNLSLTLLPPTPSMNLSLEARDKQGATNEDIIQVVFLALVILVGVTINSLVCLVIKKQRRLHTVFYSFLVSLSISDLLHAALKMPTTLLSTLHIRWYPHTSLCYITTPFGVLFGAATVFNLCAVALNQFFIIVKPLHYPMMMTARHAGHVIAGLWVGSLFISLPPMFWRSADTICKSGAVSNNNYLSEVLYFSALWTFVVIIPSIVMGISYTKIFLVARYQIFREDNELHVGIRASRSRKREFRAAGLLALVGGVFIFCWLPFFIVQTLHKFSTVKIAPSYFRVFLCVMYSKSAINPLLYTALNKELRKALTQFFGLPTKTPREDSLRLKIQNGPRNVESS